In Chryseobacterium shigense, the following proteins share a genomic window:
- a CDS encoding prephenate dehydrogenase → MKISIIGTGLIGGSMALKLRQKGIADFIYGIDNNQQHIAEALNLNIIDAGTDLEYGVKNADFIIIAVPVDAARKLLPSVLDLITDKQTVMDAGSTKAGIVNAVKGHPNRSRFVAFHPMWGTENNGPGSAVSDSFSGKAGVICNKEESAADALQLVEKVAESLDMHLIYMNAEQHDIHTAYISHISHITSYALANTVLEKEREEETIFQLASSGFSSTVRLAKSHPEMWVPIFKQNKENVLDVLNEHITQLRKFKAALEKENYEYLEELISNANRIRGILR, encoded by the coding sequence ATGAAAATAAGTATTATTGGTACAGGTTTAATCGGGGGTTCAATGGCTTTAAAACTAAGACAGAAAGGCATTGCAGATTTCATCTACGGAATCGATAATAATCAGCAGCACATTGCTGAAGCACTGAATTTAAATATTATTGATGCAGGTACAGATCTTGAATACGGCGTTAAAAATGCTGATTTCATCATTATTGCCGTACCTGTGGATGCAGCCAGAAAGCTATTACCAAGTGTTCTGGACCTTATAACTGATAAGCAGACAGTAATGGATGCCGGATCTACCAAAGCAGGAATTGTAAACGCTGTAAAAGGTCACCCAAACCGTTCCAGATTTGTAGCATTCCACCCGATGTGGGGTACGGAAAACAATGGTCCCGGATCTGCCGTTTCAGACAGTTTTTCAGGAAAAGCAGGAGTCATCTGCAATAAGGAAGAGTCTGCTGCAGACGCTCTTCAATTGGTAGAAAAAGTGGCGGAAAGCCTCGATATGCACCTGATTTATATGAATGCCGAGCAGCATGATATTCATACCGCCTATATTTCACATATTTCCCACATTACATCATATGCGCTGGCCAATACCGTTCTGGAAAAAGAGCGTGAAGAGGAAACTATTTTCCAGCTTGCCAGTTCCGGTTTTTCCAGTACTGTACGTCTTGCCAAATCGCATCCGGAAATGTGGGTACCCATATTTAAGCAAAACAAGGAGAATGTGCTTGATGTTCTGAATGAGCACATTACCCAGCTCAGAAAATTCAAGGCTGCATTGGAAAAAGAAAACTATGAATACCTTGAAGAACTGATCAGTAATGCGAACAGGATCAGGGGAATATTAAGATAG